From Halobacillus sp. Marseille-Q1614, the proteins below share one genomic window:
- the yabG gene encoding sporulation peptidase YabG, which produces MLTKGDLVTRKSYNHDVIFRVKSIEDSYVILLGENVRLEVDAPIEDLKKVSGSEYQERKSHINKQEACSYRLFRQDYRLLKEKRDIEASSGYSEPEEEKANYFQISPRILHIDGDALFLKKCVQLYEQLGLQVHGQYIQEKNMPEEVLALVRKIQPEIVVLTGHDAYSKSKGSIKSLDAYRHSKYFVEAVRNLREHYPHFDQLVIFAGACQSHFESIIKAGANFASSPARVNIHAIDPVYVAARVAYTSFMDYINIWEVVRNTISGEKGLGGLQTRGLLRIGMPYSEDVEN; this is translated from the coding sequence ATGTTAACAAAGGGAGATCTAGTAACAAGGAAGTCATATAACCACGACGTCATCTTTCGGGTAAAGTCGATCGAAGATTCCTATGTTATTTTATTAGGGGAAAATGTACGTTTAGAAGTTGATGCACCTATAGAAGATTTAAAAAAAGTCTCAGGATCTGAATATCAAGAGCGAAAATCACATATTAATAAACAAGAGGCTTGTTCTTATCGCCTGTTTCGTCAGGATTATCGTCTTTTAAAAGAAAAAAGGGACATCGAAGCAAGCAGTGGATATTCGGAACCTGAAGAAGAGAAAGCCAATTATTTTCAGATTTCACCCCGCATTCTCCATATCGATGGCGACGCCTTGTTTTTAAAAAAGTGTGTTCAATTGTATGAACAGCTCGGTTTACAAGTACACGGACAGTATATTCAGGAAAAGAACATGCCTGAAGAAGTCCTGGCACTTGTAAGAAAAATTCAGCCGGAAATCGTTGTTTTAACCGGCCACGATGCTTATTCCAAGTCCAAGGGCTCCATCAAAAGCTTAGATGCCTATCGTCATTCAAAGTATTTTGTTGAAGCTGTCCGAAACTTACGTGAGCATTATCCTCATTTTGACCAGCTCGTCATTTTCGCTGGCGCCTGCCAATCCCATTTCGAATCTATAATTAAAGCAGGTGCAAATTTTGCCAGCTCCCCTGCACGCGTCAACATTCACGCCATTGACCCTGTCTATGTCGCCGCACGCGTCGCCTATACTTCATTTATGGATTACATTAATATCTGGGAAGTTGTCCGTAATACGATCAGCGGTGAAAAAGGGTTAGGAGGTCTACAAACGCGAGGGCTCTTACGAATTGGAATGCCTTACTCTGAGGATGTCGAAAATTAA
- the rsmA gene encoding 16S rRNA (adenine(1518)-N(6)/adenine(1519)-N(6))-dimethyltransferase RsmA produces the protein MKSKAVATPKRTKEILETYGFSFKKSLGQNFLIDVNILKNIIEHAGIDKQAGAIEIGPGIGALTEQLAEHAGKVVAFEIDQRLIPILEDTLSDYDHVNIINQDILEADVIQVMKENFAEGQPVKVVANLPYYITTPILMKLLMDRLPVDSITVMIQKEVAERMAAGPNTKSYGSLSIAVQYYTEAEIAMNVPKTVFMPQPNVDSSVLHLKMRAEPPVKVEDEEFFFDLVKATFGQRRKTLMNNLSRHFKNEMDKQEIRTRLEAAEIDPSRRGESLTMEEFAVLARSFYRK, from the coding sequence ATGAAAAGTAAAGCGGTAGCAACACCGAAACGAACAAAAGAAATACTCGAAACGTACGGCTTTTCTTTTAAAAAGAGCTTAGGCCAGAATTTTTTAATTGACGTCAATATTTTGAAAAATATCATCGAGCATGCCGGCATTGACAAACAAGCTGGAGCGATTGAAATTGGACCGGGTATCGGAGCTTTGACCGAACAGCTGGCCGAGCACGCGGGAAAAGTAGTGGCCTTTGAGATTGACCAGCGCCTTATCCCTATTTTAGAAGACACGCTTTCAGACTATGATCACGTTAATATTATAAATCAGGACATATTAGAAGCCGATGTTATACAAGTTATGAAAGAGAATTTCGCAGAAGGACAGCCGGTCAAAGTAGTCGCGAACCTTCCCTACTACATCACGACACCGATCTTAATGAAGCTGTTAATGGACCGCCTGCCGGTAGACAGCATTACGGTCATGATCCAGAAAGAAGTAGCTGAACGAATGGCAGCTGGTCCAAATACGAAGAGCTATGGGTCTCTTTCCATTGCCGTTCAGTACTACACAGAAGCCGAAATAGCCATGAACGTGCCCAAGACTGTATTTATGCCTCAGCCTAACGTAGACTCCTCTGTGCTCCATTTAAAGATGAGAGCAGAGCCTCCGGTAAAAGTGGAAGATGAAGAATTTTTCTTCGACTTAGTTAAAGCAACCTTCGGGCAGAGAAGAAAAACATTAATGAACAACTTATCGAGACATTTTAAAAACGAAATGGATAAACAGGAAATCCGCACACGATTGGAAGCAGCCGAGATCGATCCAAGCCGCCGGGGAGAATCTTTAACGATGGAAGAATTCGCTGTCCTTGCCCGCAGCTTTTATAGAAAGTAA
- the rnmV gene encoding ribonuclease M5, producing the protein MKIKEVIVVEGRDDTARVHQAVEADTIETNGSAIDEDVLLRIEHAYEKRGVIVFTDPDYPGERIRHIVTSRVPGCKHAFLPKDRARAKRDKGVGIEHASLEDIRQALSEVYELTDSHEITIEKEDLIYYGLIGGPKANERRKKLGALLHIGETNGKQLLKRLNMFQITINQLEEAMEQIVQEENNEK; encoded by the coding sequence GTGAAGATAAAAGAAGTCATAGTCGTCGAAGGCCGGGATGATACAGCACGAGTGCACCAGGCCGTGGAGGCTGACACGATTGAAACAAATGGTTCAGCAATAGATGAAGATGTATTGCTCCGTATTGAGCACGCCTACGAAAAGCGGGGTGTGATCGTTTTTACAGATCCTGATTATCCGGGGGAGAGAATCCGTCATATCGTCACAAGCCGTGTCCCGGGATGCAAGCACGCGTTTCTTCCAAAAGACCGGGCACGGGCAAAGCGGGACAAAGGAGTCGGGATTGAGCATGCGTCTTTAGAAGATATCCGCCAAGCACTCTCTGAAGTCTATGAACTGACTGACAGCCATGAGATAACGATAGAGAAAGAGGACTTAATTTATTACGGTCTGATCGGTGGACCAAAGGCTAATGAGCGCCGTAAAAAACTCGGAGCTCTCCTTCATATTGGGGAAACCAACGGAAAACAGCTGCTCAAACGTTTAAATATGTTTCAAATTACTATAAATCAGCTGGAAGAGGCAATGGAACAAATTGTGCAGGAGGAAAACAATGAAAAGTAA